In a genomic window of Blastocatellia bacterium:
- a CDS encoding sigma-54 dependent transcriptional regulator, whose translation RPIRVVLAESRRRNFYAKIENVRMTRKGSVLIVDDEEVMRDVLESLLSAEGYRVELARTGEEGVEKFRMHPFDVVLLDVSMPGMGGLRTLEELLKLDSEAVVIMITAYATFDTAMAAWEMGAFSCIRKPFENDQILRKVEAGIRRRRKDEERRILSQTLRTGSALDQIVARSHKMRKVLDLVAQIAPTRSTVLIQGESGTGKELIARAIHFLSPRAERGQFVAVNCSNVSPELLESDLFGHVKGAFTGAIAAKKGRFEVADGGSIFLDEIGNISLDIQAKLLRVIQEREFTPVGDTTTRKVDVRIIAATNIDLRKAVAEGRFREDLFYRLNVITIHLPPLRERKEDILPLVHHFIRKFNAENNRQISLDLDPDVLRALEDYPWPGNVRELENVIERAVVIARGDRIDFECLPDEILNPQAARELIRRLSGESLPAELDFSHGLSFYDEVAKFEIYLIRRALEITGGNQSRAARLLGMNTTTLNSKIKAYNITLK comes from the coding sequence CCCGCCCCATCCGCGTGGTTTTGGCGGAGTCCCGGCGTCGCAACTTTTATGCTAAGATTGAGAACGTCCGTATGACTCGCAAAGGCAGTGTGCTCATCGTTGACGATGAGGAAGTGATGCGCGATGTGCTGGAGAGCCTTCTCTCGGCCGAGGGCTATCGCGTTGAGCTGGCTCGAACCGGCGAGGAGGGCGTGGAGAAGTTCCGGATGCATCCCTTTGACGTGGTGCTGCTGGATGTCTCCATGCCGGGCATGGGTGGTCTGCGCACGCTCGAAGAGCTTCTCAAGCTCGACTCCGAAGCCGTCGTCATCATGATCACCGCCTATGCCACGTTCGATACGGCGATGGCCGCCTGGGAGATGGGGGCTTTCAGTTGCATCCGCAAGCCCTTTGAAAACGATCAGATTTTGCGCAAAGTCGAAGCGGGAATTCGTCGCCGACGCAAGGACGAAGAGCGGCGCATTCTCAGTCAAACCTTGCGCACCGGCTCGGCCCTCGATCAGATCGTCGCCCGCAGTCACAAGATGAGGAAAGTGCTCGATCTCGTCGCTCAGATCGCGCCCACCCGCTCGACGGTTCTCATTCAAGGCGAGTCGGGCACCGGCAAAGAGCTTATCGCCCGGGCCATTCATTTCCTCAGTCCGCGCGCCGAGCGCGGCCAGTTTGTCGCCGTCAATTGCAGCAACGTCTCGCCGGAGCTTCTGGAGAGCGACCTCTTCGGGCACGTCAAAGGCGCATTCACCGGGGCCATCGCCGCCAAGAAGGGGCGGTTTGAAGTCGCCGACGGCGGCAGCATCTTTCTCGACGAGATCGGCAACATCAGTCTCGATATCCAGGCCAAGCTGCTGCGCGTCATTCAGGAGCGCGAATTCACACCCGTCGGCGATACCACCACCCGTAAAGTGGACGTCCGCATCATCGCCGCCACCAACATTGATCTGAGAAAGGCCGTGGCCGAAGGCCGCTTCCGCGAGGATCTTTTCTATCGTCTCAACGTCATCACGATCCATCTCCCGCCGCTGCGTGAGCGAAAGGAGGACATTCTTCCCCTCGTGCATCACTTCATCCGCAAGTTCAATGCCGAGAATAATCGCCAGATCTCGCTCGATCTGGACCCCGATGTCCTTCGCGCCCTGGAGGATTATCCCTGGCCGGGTAATGTTCGGGAGCTGGAGAATGTCATCGAGCGAGCCGTCGTTATCGCCCGGGGCGACCGGATTGATTTCGAGTGCCTGCCGGATGAAATCCTCAATCCTCAGGCGGCCCGCGAACTCATCCGTCGGTTGTCGGGAGAATCGCTGCCGGCGGAACTGGATTTCTCTCACGGTCTGTCCTTTTACGATGAAGTCGCCAAG